From Fibrobacter sp. UWR2, the proteins below share one genomic window:
- a CDS encoding Hsp33 family molecular chaperone HslO has protein sequence MNFKDRIIRATGQKTPFRLIVVDLTATMNEIGKQHNAQGFALKLLAENSIASIFLSASLKYAGTVSLTTRFGGEITKVSSDTTPMGLVRAMIPQAELQAVGGNEPALIPQSVQVVKLNEQGKRVHESIIEAPAVSMGQNLATYLLQSEQIRSAVGIEAAFNREDPSKLDYAAGFYIEAFPDLEDKDINLIEVIVQNLPKFKDMNTPEGFDLDELLDQLRGPYEIDIVKEIDPKAYCPCSRERTVATLATLPLKDLQELEAEGKDLEVICDFCRTPYQITVADLRAIIDERRKN, from the coding sequence ATGAATTTCAAGGACCGCATTATCCGCGCCACGGGCCAAAAAACGCCCTTCCGCCTGATTGTCGTCGACTTGACCGCGACGATGAACGAAATCGGCAAGCAGCACAACGCACAGGGGTTCGCCCTCAAGCTTTTGGCCGAGAACTCCATCGCAAGCATCTTCCTGAGTGCAAGCCTCAAGTACGCGGGCACCGTCTCGCTGACTACGCGCTTCGGTGGCGAAATCACGAAGGTTTCCTCCGACACGACGCCGATGGGCCTCGTGCGCGCGATGATCCCGCAGGCAGAACTCCAGGCCGTGGGCGGTAACGAGCCTGCGCTCATCCCGCAAAGCGTGCAGGTCGTGAAGCTCAACGAGCAGGGCAAGCGCGTCCATGAGAGCATCATCGAGGCGCCCGCCGTTTCGATGGGCCAGAACCTCGCCACCTACCTGCTGCAGTCCGAGCAGATTCGCTCCGCCGTGGGCATCGAGGCGGCGTTCAACCGCGAAGACCCGAGCAAGCTCGACTACGCCGCCGGCTTCTACATCGAGGCTTTCCCCGACCTCGAGGACAAGGACATCAACCTGATCGAAGTCATCGTGCAGAACCTGCCGAAGTTCAAGGACATGAACACGCCCGAGGGTTTTGACCTGGACGAGCTGCTGGACCAGCTGCGCGGGCCCTATGAAATCGATATCGTGAAAGAAATCGACCCGAAGGCATACTGCCCCTGCAGCCGCGAACGCACGGTAGCGACGCTTGCAACGCTCCCGCTCAAGGACCTGCAGGAACTCGAAGCCGAAGGCAAGGACCTGGAAGTCATCTGCGACTTCTGCCGCACGCCGTACCAGATTACGGTCGCAGACTTGCGCGCCATCATAGACGAAAGACGAAAGAATTAA
- a CDS encoding fibrobacter succinogenes major paralogous domain-containing protein gives MRFWMKYLAVSAALALFIACSDDDSDFATRPNAKASSSSVSSSSSSDLPQSSSSETSESSSSVLADYVDPSTVVKGTMTDERDGQTYKTVTIGTQTWMAENLNYAYLQPTDELDSSSFCHNDSAESCTKYGRLYLWSAAMDSAGVWSTNGMGCGSGEECFPTYPVRGVCPEGWHFPDSTEWEILFSAVGGFATAGKILKASSGWDSDLEISGNGTDAYGFSALPVGPRSYNGSYHDRADVTIFWTSTKSGEGDAYYMRLWNSLDDAFLSDAKTETGAVVRCVKDYISNKPSVL, from the coding sequence ATGCGCTTCTGGATGAAATATTTGGCCGTATCGGCTGCATTGGCTTTATTCATTGCCTGCAGTGACGATGACAGCGATTTTGCAACCCGTCCGAATGCAAAGGCATCTTCTTCTAGCGTTTCGTCGTCATCTTCAAGTGACTTGCCGCAGTCGAGTTCTAGCGAGACAAGTGAATCCAGCAGCAGTGTTCTCGCGGACTATGTTGACCCTTCGACAGTTGTAAAAGGAACCATGACAGATGAACGTGATGGACAAACCTACAAGACTGTCACCATTGGCACGCAGACCTGGATGGCGGAAAACTTGAACTATGCCTACCTGCAGCCGACAGATGAATTAGATTCATCGAGTTTTTGTCACAACGATTCCGCTGAATCCTGCACCAAGTATGGTCGGTTATACCTATGGAGTGCTGCTATGGACAGTGCGGGCGTATGGAGTACAAACGGGATGGGCTGCGGTAGCGGCGAAGAATGTTTCCCGACGTACCCTGTGCGCGGAGTTTGCCCCGAGGGTTGGCATTTTCCGGATTCAACGGAATGGGAAATACTTTTTTCGGCGGTTGGCGGTTTCGCTACGGCGGGAAAAATCCTCAAGGCCTCCAGTGGTTGGGATAGCGATCTAGAAATAAGTGGCAATGGTACGGATGCCTACGGGTTCTCGGCGTTGCCTGTTGGCCCCAGAAGCTATAATGGGAGTTATCATGACAGGGCCGATGTCACGATTTTTTGGACATCGACAAAATCCGGAGAGGGCGATGCTTACTATATGCGTCTGTGGAACAGTCTCGACGATGCTTTCTTGAGTGACGCTAAAACGGAAACGGGGGCTGTAGTCCGATGCGTAAAAGATTATATTTCAAATAAACCGTCCGTACTTTGA
- a CDS encoding glycosyltransferase family 2 protein, with protein sequence MTPDYFIFVPAYNVSQTLAGVLGRIPPAVLERAEVLVIDDGSKDDTRGAYENFIAGEACAVFGKACAAHLQYMRFEFNRGYGAVVKTGISEGLRSGAKYIACLHGDGQYPAEQLGEFFACLESARNRPEASNLLELALVQGSRHAIAGGAKAGNMPLYKRLGGAFLTAFENVTFRQKLTDRHSGFIVYNAEFLKTLDLKKLSPSFDIDLEIISIADARGYRLAELPIPTRYAGEKSNLNVVTYGLRVLRQTWRRFCLR encoded by the coding sequence ATGACTCCCGATTACTTCATCTTTGTTCCTGCCTATAACGTATCGCAGACTCTCGCGGGCGTACTGGGGCGCATTCCGCCCGCGGTCTTGGAACGCGCTGAAGTGCTCGTGATTGACGACGGCTCGAAGGATGATACCCGCGGGGCCTATGAAAACTTTATTGCGGGGGAGGCCTGCGCTGTGTTCGGTAAGGCTTGCGCAGCCCACCTGCAGTATATGCGGTTTGAGTTCAATCGCGGTTATGGCGCCGTAGTCAAGACAGGTATTTCCGAGGGGCTCCGCTCCGGCGCAAAATACATTGCCTGCTTGCATGGCGACGGGCAGTACCCCGCCGAACAGCTTGGTGAGTTCTTCGCATGCCTCGAGTCCGCGCGCAACCGGCCCGAGGCAAGTAACCTGCTCGAATTGGCTTTAGTCCAGGGTTCCCGCCATGCCATTGCAGGGGGCGCGAAAGCCGGCAACATGCCCCTCTACAAGCGCCTTGGCGGAGCGTTCCTCACCGCGTTCGAGAACGTTACCTTCCGGCAAAAGCTTACGGACCGCCACAGCGGTTTCATTGTCTACAATGCGGAATTCCTGAAGACACTCGACCTCAAGAAACTGAGCCCGAGTTTTGATATCGATTTGGAAATCATTTCCATCGCCGATGCCCGCGGCTACCGGCTGGCCGAACTCCCCATACCTACGCGCTATGCCGGCGAAAAATCCAACCTCAATGTAGTCACTTACGGCCTGCGTGTGTTGCGCCAGACCTGGCGCCGTTTCTGCCTGCGGTAA
- a CDS encoding radical SAM protein has translation MHRRPMDTDIKLHMAPPLGLLTIVNLVRKEHRVQLENENIQQIHYDDAPDIVGISVTVDTLPRAIEIARRFREKGSIVVAGGIHVTTAFDTIPADAFDVLCIGAAEGTWPEIIKDFLDNNLKRVYRCPKLQDGNLVVSPAYDFLKKGEYLYCHVVHTSRGCPFRCDFCYNSAKAHQYLNRNIQDVLADIKAVRSRHIMFIDDNFAGNPVWTKQFLKEIMPLRLKWRAAVSINAAFDDELLDLMKNSGCQSLFIGFESINPDSVSGVHKVQNHTQEYEKAIRAIHERGIMINASFVFGLDGDTPEVFKSTLDWIVKNKIETVTSHILTPYPGTALYDRMKSEGRILTDDLTLYNTAHVVYQPRGMTRQELYQGYHWIYKEIYSLKNIWKRRPESKGIRAAYFTFNLLYRKYGKFTDMLCHLISYEKIGAIAERIAKSV, from the coding sequence ATGCATCGTCGTCCAATGGATACGGACATAAAGTTGCACATGGCACCTCCTTTGGGCCTGCTCACGATTGTGAATCTGGTCAGGAAAGAGCACAGGGTGCAACTGGAAAATGAAAATATTCAGCAAATTCATTATGATGATGCGCCTGATATTGTTGGAATATCGGTTACGGTTGACACCTTGCCGAGGGCCATCGAGATAGCGCGACGTTTTCGTGAAAAAGGCTCCATTGTTGTTGCTGGGGGAATTCATGTGACGACCGCCTTTGATACGATCCCGGCGGATGCTTTTGACGTTCTTTGTATTGGTGCTGCGGAAGGTACTTGGCCGGAGATTATAAAGGATTTCCTGGACAACAATCTGAAGCGTGTCTATCGCTGTCCAAAACTGCAAGATGGAAACCTTGTAGTTTCTCCTGCATACGATTTCCTCAAGAAAGGCGAATACTTATACTGTCATGTCGTTCACACAAGCAGGGGTTGTCCTTTTAGGTGTGATTTTTGCTATAACAGCGCTAAAGCACATCAATACCTAAATCGCAATATTCAAGATGTCTTGGCGGATATCAAGGCGGTTCGTTCGAGACACATCATGTTTATCGATGATAATTTTGCAGGGAACCCAGTATGGACAAAACAGTTCCTGAAAGAAATTATGCCGTTGCGATTAAAGTGGAGGGCGGCCGTGTCCATCAATGCCGCATTCGATGATGAACTGCTTGACTTGATGAAAAATTCGGGATGCCAAAGTTTGTTTATCGGTTTTGAAAGTATCAATCCGGATTCTGTAAGTGGAGTTCACAAGGTTCAGAACCACACGCAGGAATATGAGAAAGCGATAAGGGCTATTCATGAAAGGGGTATCATGATTAATGCTAGTTTCGTGTTCGGGCTGGATGGCGATACGCCTGAAGTCTTTAAGTCGACTCTAGATTGGATTGTGAAAAATAAGATTGAGACGGTCACATCCCATATTCTGACGCCTTATCCGGGAACGGCTCTCTATGACAGGATGAAATCGGAAGGAAGAATCCTTACAGATGACTTGACCCTTTACAATACGGCTCATGTGGTTTATCAACCAAGAGGGATGACAAGGCAGGAACTGTATCAAGGGTATCATTGGATCTATAAAGAAATATATAGTTTGAAAAATATATGGAAACGTCGTCCGGAGTCTAAGGGCATAAGAGCAGCCTACTTTACATTCAATCTCTTATACCGGAAGTATGGAAAGTTTACCGATATGCTCTGCCATTTGATATCGTATGAAAAAATAGGGGCGATTGCAGAACGAATAGCGAAGTCGGTCTAA
- a CDS encoding U32 family peptidase yields the protein MNSSTRPSPELLLPVGTREMLEAAVANGADAVYFGVPHWNARGRTEDFSFDDVYDMIRYARLRGVRTFLAMNVLVFERELRELPEFLEKIISLEPDAFIIQDIGLARLIRAIAPTQEIHASTQMTLASAEAVNLVAGIGFNRAVLARELSLKEIARIKEATPLELEVFIHGALCVSYSGQCLTSENFGGRSANRGQCAQSCRLPYRIFVDGKEFRDTDAQFLFSPHDLCALPKLNELEEIGVDSLKVEGRLKSPEYVAAVAKAYRKALNRIPLDGKDMEPLEVLFSRGLRAGWLDGDNHQELVDGTFSNHHGLYLGTVAKVERGCVIVGLDDSLVDGSNCADDFAAGMGPRPGDGILFENAALGVSIGSRLYASQVTHLPHTKRGDPKYLRLEFGRDFNTRQIATGMKVYRNDSPALEKELRKTFTDREQAKRIPVNMELSGKIGSLLKLAVYDVPRNRIEVESDTVLEASRNGDAGDKLRDLAQKELSGLSATAYSLRNLEVNVERGAFIPGKLLRTLRQKAIELLDAKRCEWKELNPSAIAGRALLNSVKFGKTATPSTAGNAANARPVISVLVRSPEQVAALEGLDIDNIIMDFDWGVKYDESLQQIRELGFKAGMATLRIHKPGESHYLKNILRLCPDFALVRNLGALSILKESGIPLTGDYSLNAANSLNYDWLLSQGLQTLHPSWDLNSTQLFDLLGDIDGSRMELTLHQYMPAFHSEYCAFARALTSGRRFPECGKICTLHKVEILDHKGERHFLQSDAECRNTLFVGKPQSALKLLPELQKAGVSHFRLEMLQEDAETVHRKALIYTQAIRGKVSIAEAIRLAGVEEKYGLSEGQLFNESVWQDRKKA from the coding sequence ATGAATTCGAGTACGAGGCCATCTCCGGAACTTCTCCTGCCCGTGGGCACGCGCGAGATGCTGGAGGCCGCCGTCGCAAACGGCGCCGATGCCGTTTATTTCGGGGTTCCGCACTGGAACGCGCGCGGTCGAACGGAAGACTTTTCGTTCGACGATGTCTACGACATGATCCGCTACGCAAGGCTTCGCGGAGTGCGCACGTTCCTTGCGATGAACGTTCTCGTATTCGAGCGCGAACTGCGGGAGTTACCCGAGTTTCTTGAAAAAATCATCTCGCTGGAACCGGATGCCTTCATTATCCAGGACATCGGGCTTGCGCGCCTGATACGCGCCATCGCACCCACGCAGGAGATTCACGCGAGCACGCAGATGACGCTTGCAAGCGCGGAGGCCGTCAACCTGGTCGCGGGAATCGGGTTCAACCGCGCCGTACTCGCACGAGAACTCTCGCTCAAGGAAATCGCACGCATAAAGGAAGCGACCCCGCTAGAACTCGAAGTATTTATACACGGAGCGCTCTGCGTGAGCTATTCGGGGCAGTGCCTCACCAGCGAGAACTTTGGCGGCCGGAGCGCGAACCGCGGGCAATGCGCCCAGAGTTGCAGGCTCCCCTATCGCATATTCGTAGACGGCAAGGAATTCCGCGATACCGATGCGCAGTTCCTGTTCAGCCCGCACGATTTGTGCGCCCTCCCGAAGTTAAACGAGCTTGAAGAAATCGGCGTAGATTCGCTAAAGGTAGAAGGTCGCCTCAAGAGCCCGGAATACGTGGCGGCAGTCGCGAAGGCATACCGCAAGGCGTTGAACCGCATCCCGCTCGACGGCAAGGACATGGAACCGCTGGAAGTCCTGTTCAGCCGCGGCCTGCGCGCGGGTTGGCTCGACGGGGACAACCACCAGGAACTTGTGGACGGTACGTTCAGCAACCATCACGGGCTATACCTCGGAACCGTCGCGAAAGTGGAACGCGGGTGTGTCATAGTGGGGCTAGACGACTCGCTTGTCGATGGTTCAAACTGCGCCGACGATTTCGCTGCAGGTATGGGGCCGCGGCCGGGTGACGGCATTTTGTTTGAAAATGCCGCCCTCGGCGTAAGCATCGGCAGCCGCCTGTATGCATCGCAAGTGACGCACCTCCCCCACACCAAGCGCGGCGACCCGAAGTACCTGCGGCTCGAATTCGGGCGCGATTTCAATACACGACAGATTGCCACCGGCATGAAGGTTTACCGCAACGACTCGCCAGCACTGGAAAAGGAACTACGCAAGACATTTACCGACCGCGAGCAGGCAAAGCGCATCCCCGTGAACATGGAACTTTCGGGGAAAATCGGCAGTTTGCTCAAGCTCGCCGTCTACGACGTGCCGCGCAACCGCATCGAAGTCGAGAGCGATACGGTGCTGGAAGCCTCAAGGAATGGCGATGCGGGCGATAAACTGCGCGACCTCGCACAAAAGGAACTTTCGGGCCTGAGCGCAACCGCCTACAGCCTCAGGAATCTCGAAGTCAATGTCGAGCGCGGAGCCTTCATTCCCGGCAAACTCCTACGCACGCTACGCCAGAAGGCGATAGAACTGCTCGATGCTAAGCGCTGCGAATGGAAGGAACTGAATCCGAGCGCCATTGCGGGCCGTGCCCTCCTCAACAGCGTGAAGTTTGGCAAGACCGCCACGCCGTCCACAGCCGGCAACGCCGCAAACGCCCGCCCCGTCATATCGGTCCTTGTCCGCAGTCCCGAGCAAGTTGCCGCTCTCGAAGGCCTCGACATCGACAACATCATCATGGATTTCGACTGGGGCGTCAAATACGACGAATCGCTCCAGCAGATCCGCGAACTCGGTTTCAAGGCGGGCATGGCCACGCTCCGCATCCACAAGCCGGGCGAAAGCCATTACCTCAAGAACATCCTGCGGCTATGCCCCGACTTTGCGCTGGTGCGCAACCTCGGTGCACTTTCCATCCTCAAGGAAAGCGGCATCCCGCTCACCGGTGACTACAGCCTGAACGCCGCGAACAGTCTGAACTACGACTGGCTTCTGTCACAGGGGCTACAGACGCTGCACCCCTCGTGGGACCTGAACAGCACACAGCTATTCGACCTGCTAGGCGACATCGACGGCAGCCGCATGGAACTCACCCTCCACCAGTACATGCCCGCATTCCATTCCGAATACTGCGCGTTCGCCCGCGCGCTTACCAGCGGCAGGCGGTTCCCCGAATGCGGCAAGATCTGTACCCTGCACAAAGTCGAAATTTTGGACCACAAGGGCGAACGTCACTTTCTGCAGAGCGACGCGGAATGCCGCAACACGCTGTTCGTAGGCAAGCCGCAGTCCGCGCTCAAGTTGCTGCCCGAACTGCAAAAGGCCGGAGTGAGCCACTTCCGCCTCGAGATGCTCCAGGAAGACGCCGAAACGGTCCACCGCAAGGCGCTCATCTACACGCAGGCCATCCGCGGAAAGGTTTCCATCGCCGAAGCCATCCGCCTCGCCGGCGTCGAAGAGAAATACGGTCTCAGCGAAGGACAACTCTTCAACGAGAGTGTCTGGCAAGACCGCAAGAAGGCCTAA
- the thrH gene encoding bifunctional phosphoserine phosphatase/homoserine phosphotransferase ThrH yields the protein MFTKQCVVTLDLEGVLAPEIWIAVAEKTGIADLRLTTRDIPDYDVLMKGRIAILDREGIKLSDIQNVIANLGLLDGARDFMDKLRDETQVIILSDTFQEFAYPIMKNLAFPTIFCHNLVVENDRIRGYHLRMSDQKTKVVKHLQELNFKVFASGDSFNDTGMLKQADKGCFFCAPDSIVAQFPQLEATKTYAELLEKFHQFQNTL from the coding sequence ATGTTTACGAAGCAATGTGTCGTTACCCTGGACCTTGAAGGTGTCCTCGCCCCCGAAATCTGGATTGCCGTCGCCGAAAAGACGGGTATCGCGGACCTGCGACTCACTACCCGCGACATCCCCGACTACGACGTGCTCATGAAGGGCCGCATCGCCATCCTCGACCGCGAGGGCATCAAGCTCTCGGACATCCAGAATGTCATCGCGAACCTCGGGCTCCTCGACGGCGCGCGCGATTTTATGGACAAGCTCCGCGACGAGACGCAGGTGATTATCCTTTCGGACACGTTCCAGGAATTCGCCTACCCCATCATGAAGAACCTCGCCTTCCCGACCATCTTCTGCCACAATCTCGTGGTGGAAAACGACCGCATCAGGGGCTACCACCTGCGCATGAGCGACCAGAAGACGAAGGTCGTGAAGCACCTGCAGGAGCTGAACTTCAAGGTGTTCGCTTCGGGAGACTCCTTCAACGACACGGGAATGCTCAAGCAGGCCGACAAGGGGTGCTTCTTCTGCGCGCCGGACTCCATCGTGGCGCAGTTCCCGCAGCTCGAAGCCACCAAGACGTACGCCGAACTGCTGGAGAAGTTCCACCAGTTCCAAAATACGCTGTAA
- the slyD gene encoding peptidylprolyl isomerase — protein sequence MKIADKTVVQMHYTLTSDEGAVIDSSEGREPLQYIQGAHMIVIGLEKAMEGREVGEKFDVKVIPREGYGEYDERLTQEVPIDVFQGVDKVVPGMQFYAQTPAGPMPIRVKSVAGDKAIIDANHELAGKNLNFAIEVVSVREATEEELNPQGHCCCGGKGDGECKCGEDGHECECGGEGHGHHGHKENCDGKGGCGCPNHDKHHG from the coding sequence ATGAAAATCGCCGATAAGACCGTCGTCCAGATGCACTACACCCTCACCTCCGACGAAGGAGCCGTCATCGACTCTTCCGAAGGCCGCGAACCGCTCCAGTACATCCAGGGAGCCCACATGATCGTCATCGGTCTTGAAAAGGCGATGGAAGGCCGCGAAGTCGGCGAAAAGTTCGACGTGAAGGTCATCCCGCGCGAAGGCTACGGCGAGTACGACGAACGCCTGACGCAGGAAGTCCCGATCGACGTTTTCCAGGGCGTAGACAAGGTCGTGCCGGGCATGCAGTTCTATGCGCAGACCCCGGCAGGCCCGATGCCCATCCGCGTCAAGTCCGTCGCGGGCGACAAGGCCATAATTGACGCGAACCACGAGCTCGCGGGCAAGAACCTGAACTTCGCCATCGAGGTCGTGAGCGTGCGCGAGGCCACCGAAGAGGAACTCAACCCGCAGGGCCACTGCTGCTGTGGCGGCAAGGGCGATGGCGAATGCAAGTGTGGCGAAGATGGCCACGAATGCGAATGCGGCGGCGAAGGCCACGGCCACCACGGTCACAAGGAAAACTGCGACGGCAAGGGCGGCTGCGGCTGCCCCAACCACGACAAGCACCACGGCTAG
- a CDS encoding NAD-dependent epimerase/dehydratase family protein, protein MNPRFDDSSFTVAIVGCGGFIGSHLLDAVLERTRWRVFGVDLDFYRLQHRLNHERCEFLCADLADPAVVERIAQFPLVVNLAAICTPSRYMGEACEVIRSNYDHPAALASACAKSGSWLVHFSTSEIYGRTTPDSDELIEDETPVVFGPVAASRWSYATAKLLAERFIAGLPGLKWTVVRPFNFVGPYMDFMPGVDGEGIPRVLANFSTALLRGEPLKLVNGGMAKRSFTSVHDAVDFLFALFAAGSGAQGAGSETAQDASSKTVPNSSVFSQAFNVGNPENEVSIAELAQKMRTIFAKLRGVDVSTLPEPQSVSGEEYYGAGYDDSMRRMPSVAKAQRLLGFKARIPLDVALEESLSWFVKHYSVEQ, encoded by the coding sequence ATGAACCCCCGCTTCGACGACAGTAGTTTCACCGTGGCCATCGTGGGCTGCGGTGGTTTTATCGGTAGCCATTTGCTCGACGCCGTGCTGGAACGTACCCGCTGGCGCGTTTTTGGCGTGGATCTCGATTTCTACAGGCTGCAGCACCGTCTGAACCATGAACGGTGCGAGTTCCTGTGTGCGGATTTGGCCGACCCTGCTGTCGTGGAGCGCATCGCGCAGTTCCCGCTGGTGGTGAACCTCGCGGCCATCTGTACGCCGAGCCGCTACATGGGGGAGGCGTGCGAGGTTATCCGGAGCAACTACGACCATCCGGCGGCATTGGCCTCGGCTTGCGCAAAGTCGGGCTCCTGGCTTGTGCATTTTTCGACTTCCGAAATCTATGGGCGTACGACGCCGGATTCGGATGAACTGATTGAAGACGAAACTCCCGTTGTGTTCGGGCCCGTTGCTGCGAGCCGCTGGAGTTACGCGACGGCGAAACTCCTGGCGGAACGGTTTATCGCGGGGCTACCTGGGCTTAAGTGGACTGTTGTCCGCCCGTTCAATTTTGTCGGGCCGTACATGGACTTTATGCCGGGAGTGGACGGCGAGGGAATTCCGCGGGTGCTTGCGAACTTTTCAACGGCGCTATTGCGTGGCGAACCCCTGAAACTTGTGAACGGCGGGATGGCAAAACGCAGTTTTACGAGTGTCCATGATGCCGTAGACTTCTTGTTTGCGCTTTTTGCCGCAGGGAGTGGTGCGCAAGGTGCTGGTTCCGAGACAGCGCAAGATGCAAGTTCTAAAACTGTGCCGAACTCGAGTGTTTTCTCGCAGGCGTTTAATGTCGGGAATCCTGAGAACGAGGTGAGCATTGCGGAACTTGCGCAGAAAATGCGCACGATTTTCGCGAAGTTGCGCGGGGTCGATGTTTCTACACTGCCAGAACCGCAAAGCGTTTCGGGCGAGGAATACTATGGCGCGGGTTACGACGATTCGATGCGCCGCATGCCCTCGGTCGCGAAAGCGCAGCGTCTGCTCGGGTTCAAGGCGCGCATCCCGCTTGATGTCGCTTTGGAAGAATCGCTCTCTTGGTTCGTGAAGCATTATTCCGTTGAACAATGA
- a CDS encoding DJ-1 family glyoxalase III produces the protein MQILFLMADGFEETEFVTPFDYLQRAGFQVALASVSGDSSVTGAHGLKIAADFALSGADTAKFDAVLLPGGGPGVQRLKASDDVERVVCDFNDKNKWIFAICAAPLVLSKAGLLVDRTATCFPGCVEELVCNKFVEDRVVVDGNIVTSRGAGTAEEFAFECIALLGGRDLSEKIRKQVVAR, from the coding sequence ATGCAGATACTTTTCCTTATGGCCGATGGCTTTGAAGAAACCGAGTTCGTCACACCGTTCGACTACCTGCAGCGTGCGGGTTTCCAGGTGGCGCTGGCGAGTGTTTCGGGTGATTCGTCTGTGACGGGTGCCCACGGGCTCAAGATTGCTGCCGATTTCGCGCTTTCGGGTGCCGATACCGCCAAGTTCGATGCCGTGCTCCTGCCGGGTGGCGGTCCGGGCGTGCAGCGCCTCAAGGCGTCTGACGACGTGGAGCGCGTCGTGTGCGACTTTAACGACAAGAACAAGTGGATTTTTGCCATCTGTGCGGCACCGCTCGTGCTGAGCAAGGCCGGGCTTCTCGTGGATCGCACTGCGACATGCTTCCCGGGTTGCGTGGAGGAACTGGTCTGCAACAAGTTCGTGGAAGACCGCGTGGTGGTGGACGGCAATATTGTCACGAGCCGCGGTGCAGGTACCGCCGAGGAATTCGCGTTCGAGTGCATCGCTCTGCTGGGCGGGCGTGATTTGTCCGAAAAAATCCGCAAGCAGGTCGTGGCGCGCTAG